From the Trifolium pratense cultivar HEN17-A07 linkage group LG4, ARS_RC_1.1, whole genome shotgun sequence genome, the window ataatgCAACATGTTGCAAACTTACAACTTATTTCACACCAACTTCGattcaacaaaacaaaagaaaatccacaaatcacacaatttttatttaaagtagAAATACAATGCATAGAAGACTAAAATTGATGCTCAAATTGGCACGGGATCAACAAGCAAAGCTTTGATGAATTTTTTCATTTCTCCTTCAGGATGTGTAAaattatctttatctttataaacCACATCCATAAAACGTGAGAGGTTGAGAATTCGGGTAAGAAACGGCATTGGAACTTCATATGGCCTAAGACATTCCTTATTCATATCTTTCCAAGCATCGGAAATTCTCTTTCGGCCTTCTTGAATGGCAGCTTCCCTTGAGATATTATATTGCTTCATGTAGCATTCCAAGAATGAGGAAATATGTTCTCTTTTCTGTTCAAACTAtatacacaaataataataaatcaagtAAATGCTTGCATCATCTGAATTAAAACAAGGGCTGAATGTGTTTTTCTAGTATCTCTAAacatatcaatttttatttttagtctctctaaaattttcttttgaattggTCCTtctaaatgtttaattttagtCTCTACCATTATACAAAAGTTCATGAAGTATTtatgatgacagtcaattatatgatatttttaatagtaatttaggtagttttaatagcagttgaagcccaaaaacaagcaaatacctggaaaagtgaagttatttggcccagaagcaagaaaagtggaaaaggaaacaaaaaaggtcaaaaacgtaataaacagcgcGCACCATATCGTACCCACAATATGAGAACATTGAGAAGAcggttaaattgaagaaaatctgcaacaaatcttttccatcgtaccacgatgacttgtcatcgtggcacgatgatgacttcaAAAGAACGCAGAAACTCCtgagaagatcttccatcgtaccacaatatgatccatcgtggccacgatgaggcgaaaatacacgtcatcgtggccacgatgggtgcgatggacgcgcagaaaagCCCAGAACCCgactaaaaaattataaatagagcATTCTTCCTCCAatattattcattccaaaaaatattgagaatattcaatattcactctagagttaggagaactctaaggaggaggccaaggaactccaaggtcaataaggttcttttctttcggtctttgtaatttatttttcctaggttaggtggagtcgaggaacCCCCTTAtgaatgcttggttttgtataatttgggtataaattcaattgtttctactttcaaactcttttattttctggttttatatttattttaatactgatcacattagaataaaatctaaggacctagtggatatcgcataggaaacgaaactagtaatcccgaacgaaggacggtgTGCTATGCCCaagatgagaccattaaattcagtatctgggGTCTTAATATAGGTTTAGAacgaacgataatttctacctaaggcagagttaggactagttaGAGGCACACGTGACAGCTTGTGACACGTGGAGCCActaaggtaatgataccaacgtttgtaacaaaaaagtggaaccTGGGGCGATGATACTTAAACATAGTAAGGGTAACCATTAACTAGGCTCTGAgcagtttgtaatagaaatagggaacgagtgcttctgaacctatttttaatagtctaagtcctgatagagggaaacaaaggaataaccaccaagcaggagtaagggagggatccgaccacatttaaccaccccgtgtggtcacacacacaataTTTATGTTTCTGTCATTTAAtttatgtctttaatttcctGTGATTTACTattacccgcaaagatacctttcaaacaaacaaagcgaaggcAGCTACccatattcctaagcgaaactaatAATTTGGCACAATCcttgtggagaacgataaacttatcactttattacttggtaacgattatgtgcacttgcagaaccaccgtcaatttacttaaaataattaaatatcataaaaaatattattattttaataactgGTCCTtctaaatgtttaattttagtCTCTACCTTTATACAAAAGTTCATGAAGTATTTacttaaaataatcaaatatcataaaaatattattagtttaataattGGTCCTtctaaatgtttaattttagtCTCTACCTTTATACAAAAGTTCATGAAGTATTtacttaaaataattaaatatcataaaaatattattagtttaataatttaattatttatttttcaaaataaagattaaatatatttagagACTATAATTGAAAATTGAGAATTTAGAACCAAAGTTCgaaatttgtttttgaaaaaactaaaaattaatatatttaaagcaactaaaaacatattcacagtaactcttaaaataaatatattcttaatttcaaaaaaaaagaaattcttggaattatactccctccgtcctaaaatataagcaaaaattggtcaatgaaagttgatgtatttggtttaaaatttagtccagatacattcacttttgttgaccttcttttgcttatattttgggacggagtagtatatGTATACCTCGTTGGATACAATGTCATCCATTAGCCTACAAAGGACAATAGCTGCATTAATAATTTTTGGCTCATTTGATACCCACTTGAAAATTTCCTCAGTAGCTATGTCTCCCATACCAATGTAACAAGTTGTTGTCGCAAGTGCATAACCAGATGACTCTGTTGATACACGAATGTATTCTTCTAATGTCGGTTTATAATTATTGTTTAACCACCTTGCCTCGGTCATATATGCTTGAACATATTTTATGAACTgccaacaaaataaaatataataagaatttttttttaagtagcttAGTTGGTTAGAATTCAcctttaagataaataaatagagtattagaaatttgaattataacttctacatataaaatgtgatatctATAACTAAAGTAAACTCACGGAACCAAACATAATAAGAAATTTTATCTATGCCCTCGGTATAATTGGATCATTGAATTGATGTTAAGGgatataaaactttttttgtATACCGAAACACTTTGTtgtataccggaacacttttttgtATACCGGAATACTTTGAAAAGTGTTCTGGTATACAACAAAACACGTTTATATATACCGGAAAGCTTTGTTATATGCCGAAACACCTTTtgtataccggaacacttataaaagtgttccggtataccACACAACCGTTTCTGGAAAATTGTAATACCGGAAcgattttgaaaattgttccGGTAATAAACTGGAAATTTAacaaaccggaacactttgaaaaagaTTTCCGGTAAATTCGACAAACCTGAAAAAAAAACGTACCGGAACACTGGGTGATGGGTGTAAACAGTCTACCAAAAAAGTTACAAACTAACaaagtgaaaaataataaaatatatttaaatttgataagGGTATAATGGGAATATTGGAAAAAATATTGGGGTAGAtagaagattgttggggtagaaaaaaaaaattctaaaacttTTCATCAATTTGTAGACGTTCTACATAAATCAGACGTTATGcttaatcaaattaattaaattgatatCTTTGTTCAAAATAGCTggctaaattaaattaaaaaatatagaatataaGCAAATTGTAACTCATCcttgttaattaaataatatatatttcataataaaataaaagacgAAAACTCATACTTCTTTTACGTAGTATTTTAGAGCATATATTCTTCCTTCCTTTTTCATTTCCTTCTCTATTTCTTCGTAAAGATCTAAGATTATTCTATAGAGAAACTTCATGTAATTCGGAAGATTATCCATGCAGCTAACATCCCACCTGAAAATCACTTTCGTTAAAAATTAGagtaaaacatatatatatatatatatatatatatgtatgatgTGTTAACTCAAACCTTTCAATTGCTTTCGTAAAAAGTTCTAATTCATCGATTGTTCCGTATGCATCATATGTATCATCGATCATAGTTATTATGACAACTAATTTTGTCATAAATTTTCTTGCCATAGAAAATTTGGGCTCAAAATATACCCCCAAACCCCAAAAGCAACTTTCCACAATTCTATGTCGTGCAAATGGTAATTTACCGGGCACATCCAATGCCTTCCACCATCTATaaagaccaaaaacaaaaatattaaatacaaagttggaAATCATATTAATTGCTATATCCGTTCTTTTTTATTAGAGACAagttattttttagatattaattgaataattgatatatttggtctataatatagaacAAATACATAATTGAATTATAGACCAAATTATCTGGTcaataaataactaaaaaatgacttgtctcttataaaaaaaaaaacagaggtagtattgttttttttacttttctagtGTTGATTGAAGTCCTTACTTGCAAAAGTTACCAAATTCCTTTTGATGTAGACTTTGGAGCATATTGAAATCTAATTTTGCAAGATTGAGTAAATTTTTATTATGGGAAGGATCTTGCTCGTATATGGAAATGTAGCTCCGTGCCTCCAACCTAGGATAGTTCTTATGGAGAGTTTGCCTTAAGCTATGTTTGACTTGTATTGCATGAGGATGGCTTAATTGCTTGGCAATGGACTCAAGGTGAGTTGTAGTGAAAGCCAATGCCACTTCCAAAATGTCTTCTCCCTTAATCATTAAATGTGTGGCTTCATACAATCTTAACATTCCATCAACATCACTTGTAAGTTTTTCACTAAAGTTTCCTTGCTCATCCTTGAATTTGTTGAATACATCTAGTATTTTTATCAATCAACCACAATATTGAAGAAATCGTCAGAGACAATacaatttaaaaaactaaataaaggGGTTAAagtttaaaagagaaaataaataatgcaTTGGTGATTGGTGGTTTAAGTAGTAGAATGAGTTAAAAAATTTTGAAAGATTCATAAGTTAAAAATATTACCTGAAACAAATTATACCAcatcttatatattaatatttgtattttatttattaatgaaaaatattgtcaaataaattatgaaaatagTGGAGAAAGTCAAAATGTAACACTTAAAATGAAACGGAAAAAGTAACAATAtgttaaaaagttttacaaAGATATCTAATTAAATATCACAATTGCAtcatatcataaaaaatatctaaaagaagagattatttttttagatattCATCTAATTAAATGAAGAGATATGATTAAACGTttgtaatataaaaattatttatattatattgatGGATACAACTAGtttctaatataaaattaagtACTAATGTTTGtagcttattattattattattattattattattattattattattattattattattattattattattattattattattattatcatcacaATTGTATTAAGAGTAAGATGAATTGAAgtttagtagaaaaataaaccGCCGTAAATAAGTTGAAGACATACTTGGTGAAACATGAATTCCTTGTTGCCTCAACAACCTAAATAGTGTAGCAATAGTGCCAAGGTTGTCTTCAATAGTTATCTCTCCATTTTCAACATAATTATTATGAATATGTTGCAAAATTTCTTCAATCTCATGTTCAAAATGATAGCTCACACCAGAGCGGCATATTGAATCAATCAAGTAGATTTTTACCAAAGGGTTCTctgtctttgagacaagcatgtTCTTCACATCATTTTTTAGTGTCTCAATTTGTGCTACCATATTTTGATCAAATTCCTGCAGGGTATTGAACAAAAACTTATTCCAGTAATCAAAATAGATGCCCTTGATTTTAAAGGGTGCATTATCTAGTACGGGTCTCAAAAAATGAGTTTAAAGATAAactcttattattttaatatattttaataaaattttatatatcttttaataaaataataaaattttatgaaagGGAATAGCTCAACTAGTTTGAGCGAcgggttaaaaaaattaatagatcaTGGTCCAGttttgataaagaaaaaaaatactgacattaacaattaattaataaatttgaccatttttaaaattaaatacttccttcatctcaaattataagacaaacaaaaatcaaaacataataatttgaagttcatttttttcttcttgaaattAGTTGCATAAGAATATGTAAATTATATATGCAACTTTTATAATTTAGGttaagaaaatgattttttttcttttatattttaggataGAGAGTACTAACATAAcaactaatttaaaaaaaaaaaaaaaaaaaccaacctgacaattaataaagtttattattttacattggtcaagacttttttttttttgataatgacatTGGTCAACACTTTATTTAGAACCTCTTTGGTGgttcatatttaatacattaGGTTCACTTATATATTCTGGTATTCATTGCATGCATGACCATGAGGAACAATAAAACGCACCAAGTAGCAACATAAATAATCAATATTTCGTACCATAGATTCTGAAGTATATTGAAGGAAATAATCTCCCCAAACGCTAGGTTGAAAATCTGCAACATTTCTATGCAAGTCAGATTTGGTGGCCTCATGATTTAAGCAAGCTACAGCAGACATAGTTAAATATTAATATCACTGTCTCTTTTCCTTCAACTTGATTCAAAGGTTGAGTTGGGAAAGATGTCTAAATATGTAACATATTTATAGTAAAtctttaatgatttttttttttcaaaaatcaaaatattttataataaaatcagTCAAGGAGCCAGCCAAATGACAAAGATGCAAAGATGCAATTACAACTAAAGTTTATAAAGCACGCAGTACGATACAATGAATGTAGTTCAAATGGTAGCTACAAAGAATATTATTAGAGTGGTCGGAGTTCGAATCCCGGATTCCACATTTCTCtatatttaaatgtgtgagagtttagtcactagactacttacaaaaaaaaaagtttataaaggATGCATGTGTTAAATATGGTTGGATCTtaaccccaaaagctagctcaacaGAGCCCAAAAATCTAAGtgatgtgagacttcaaacaaacttcaACGACACAAACACATATTCAACAACATGTGGTGTCTCTGTCTGGATGTATTGGTTCTATTGCGtggtagtatttttttttttggtagctGCTTTAAGTGGTTTTCGTTGTTTGTTGCTTTTCGGAGTCCTTTTGGTGTTTCTTATGTATTTTGTTATTGAGTATATCTGATACTCATACTCTGTATTTTGACCGTTTTAGctgttatatatatttatctatttatcATTAGAAAAAAGTTTATAAAGGGATTTGGCAAATTTTACGCTCTTAATAAATCTTTAAGACAGAATAATTTGCATATACAATTATCCCGCCTAAATTAACCTCATTTATTAGACCTTTTGTTTAGATATGTGTCAGTGagcaaatataatttttctacATAAaatgtaacccaaaaaaaaaaactacctaaTTACATACTTCCTTCTTctcaaaataaataactcaaatcaaattaaaaaaaaaattctaaaatactTAACATATTCAACTTTTAATACAACTAGAATTTTGACTCATGTGGTGCATGAGTGTAATTAACTGTAATATGTAacgataaaaaataaaatataaaaattttaagaGCATCTTCAATAAGAGTATCATAGAGAATTTCAtagactaattattctatatttgtttatgtgcttattttatattttatatttttttaaaataattttggaacccgtcgttttgtttacttatttaaaaaatttgctgataattaaaggttaaaaaaaattaacgacaCAATcgacataaacttaagtagacggtcataaataaataaaaattgtgattaattttgtcgttcaaatttattgaaaactgAATTAACATATTATGATTCCTAACTTCTATCACAATTGAAGCACTTGTTTTAgtggttgaaacttgaaagactttattgtaagtaagggatgcagatTCGATTTTCATCGTAGACAAATTTGTATTgctttaatataaagctgcaataaaaaaaagaaaaaatgagagGGAAAAGAATTATGTTTAAGGTttgcttatgttagcaagcttataatataaaagagataagagattatcggtttttacttgtttaaattgtgcaatgaaaattgatggtgcttaattgtcgtatgaaatttttcctatgaaaattgatggtgcttaacactttgtggacataattaaatcacaattggtctacTTGCTATAGTGATTGAAATGTTGTATTGCAATGAgaggttgcgggttcgaatcctagtcaagacaaaattgtatttcttttaataaaaaactgcaatataaaagtggagggaaaacaaattaggtttaggtttgctgtatacaagcttatattataagagatattttacaattttttttttacaacttttAATCATTACtactttcataatttttaagtAAGTCATCTATACTTTTAAAGGgacaattaaatatttttaaagggCAATTAAGTAAAAGTCATAATTTCCTCTTTTTAATTATTGCATTTTTCTTAAACCGTATGAAATGGGGGGTAAGGTCTAGTCCCCCAAtgtacatttttatttatttatattattatgagctataTGTATACGATGTGAATGTTaaaatcactacaagaaaacatcaaTTTATCGACGaattcaattaatatttattgGCGGTTAAAACACTCTATAAGTTTCTGACGGCCTAAGTCCCCAATAAATGGAACAAACCCTCAAAAACTTCAAAGATGATAATTAAGGGACAGTCTTTAAACTTACCGGCAGCTTCAGCCGTGGCAAACTTGCAGAACAATTAGTGACGGTCTAAGCCGCCACAAACTGTAAGGATACTAGCGGCCACAGCCGTGTATAACTTGAAgggaattaaaaaaatatatccattTATCTTTCATTCACTCACGTGACTCCATCCTCAATTCATATTGTTATTTACccattctctctcttctttcattcTCTATTTCTCTTTCTAAAAGAACATGATAAGTCATCTTCCTCACCCAAAAAATCAAGCTACCATAGATTTCTCAAGATTATATAATCAGTCATTTTTACCCAAATAGATTACAATAGTTTCATCTTCTCATTTTTCTCTATGTTTCTATCTAAATAGATGTTTAAAAGGAGCTGGCTTGAAAATATGGGTCACTCTCCTCTTCTTTGAATCTAACTTCTTTACCACAAAACTCCATTTTCGGTCAACAACTTTGAGGCATGAGTTAACCATCAGATCAGTAACCTTGCTCCCATATACTTTCTTTTAAACCTATTTGTTACATGTTTTCGGCAACTTCTCCAGTTCTGAGAGGAAATAAAAATCGAAATGATGGAGAAGCTCAAGATGTTCAAGAAGCTCATAAGAGGAATTTGAACATGTTGTTCAAGAACTTGTAGTTAGTTGCTCAAGATGTTAGAAATTGAACTCATTTGcattttttctattaaaaaaagaagactgaataaaaaataaaaaataaaaaagaaagtaaaagaaTCATGTGCTCCTTGGTATCCGGACTGCACACTGCACAACACAACTGTACAACACTTGGACCGCCAATAAGTCTTAAGGCTTGATATGACCGTTGCTTGCTTAGTGGCAGTCCTAGCTGCTAATAAATGTCGTCACGTAATTTTCTGGCGGTTTTAGCCGCCACAACGTTTATCAACGCCTCATTTCTTGGCG encodes:
- the LOC123919442 gene encoding probable terpene synthase 2, whose protein sequence is MSAVACLNHEATKSDLHRNVADFQPSVWGDYFLQYTSESMEFDQNMVAQIETLKNDVKNMLVSKTENPLVKIYLIDSICRSGVSYHFEHEIEEILQHIHNNYVENGEITIEDNLGTIATLFRLLRQQGIHVSPNVFNKFKDEQGNFSEKLTSDVDGMLRLYEATHLMIKGEDILEVALAFTTTHLESIAKQLSHPHAIQVKHSLRQTLHKNYPRLEARSYISIYEQDPSHNKNLLNLAKLDFNMLQSLHQKEFGNFCKWWKALDVPGKLPFARHRIVESCFWGLGVYFEPKFSMARKFMTKLVVIITMIDDTYDAYGTIDELELFTKAIERWDVSCMDNLPNYMKFLYRIILDLYEEIEKEMKKEGRIYALKYYVKEFIKYVQAYMTEARWLNNNYKPTLEEYIRVSTESSGYALATTTCYIGMGDIATEEIFKWVSNEPKIINAAIVLCRLMDDIVSNEFEQKREHISSFLECYMKQYNISREAAIQEGRKRISDAWKDMNKECLRPYEVPMPFLTRILNLSRFMDVVYKDKDNFTHPEGEMKKFIKALLVDPVPI